The proteins below come from a single Treponema phagedenis genomic window:
- a CDS encoding YgeY family selenium metabolism-linked hydrolase translates to MANMDFEKIKAKAAEYHEDMIKFLRDLVQLKGESCEEGEKAKRIQQEMDKVGFDKTWIDKQGNVLGEMGTGKTIIAFDGHIDTVGIGNRDNWKFDPYEGYEDEHTIGGRGTSDQLGGPVASVYAAKIMKDLGLLNDKFKVLVTGTVQEEDCDGNCWLYMIEQEGIKPEFVVSTEPTDGGIYRGQRGRMEIRVEVSGVSCHGSAPERGDNAIYKMAEILKEVEALNENPADDSVEIKGLVKMLDKKYNPEYEEANFLGRGTVTTSEIFFTSPSRCAVADSCAISLDRRMTAGETWESCIKEIEDLPACKKHNAKVTMYKYARPSWKGLSYEQECYFPTWVIPKDHKVTVALEKAYKALYGDKRISPPIKKEEEKRFSRPLVDKWTFSTNGVAIMGRHKIPTIGFGPGAEDQAHAPNEITFKQDLITCAAVYAALPTMYIEG, encoded by the coding sequence ATGGCAAACATGGATTTTGAAAAAATTAAAGCAAAAGCGGCTGAATATCACGAAGATATGATTAAATTCTTAAGAGATTTGGTACAGCTTAAGGGTGAATCATGTGAAGAAGGTGAAAAAGCAAAAAGAATCCAACAGGAAATGGATAAGGTCGGATTTGATAAAACATGGATTGACAAGCAGGGCAATGTGCTTGGAGAAATGGGAACCGGTAAGACGATAATCGCATTTGACGGACATATTGACACGGTAGGCATCGGAAACAGGGATAACTGGAAGTTTGATCCGTATGAAGGTTATGAAGACGAACATACAATAGGCGGCAGAGGAACAAGCGATCAGCTTGGCGGCCCTGTTGCATCGGTATATGCTGCAAAAATTATGAAAGACTTGGGACTTTTAAATGATAAGTTCAAAGTTTTGGTAACAGGTACTGTGCAAGAAGAAGACTGCGACGGAAACTGCTGGCTTTATATGATTGAACAGGAAGGTATAAAGCCCGAGTTTGTTGTTTCCACCGAACCGACTGACGGCGGTATCTACCGGGGACAGCGCGGCAGAATGGAAATTCGCGTAGAAGTAAGCGGAGTCAGCTGCCATGGATCCGCTCCCGAACGCGGAGACAACGCTATTTATAAAATGGCTGAAATCTTAAAAGAGGTTGAAGCCTTAAACGAGAATCCGGCGGATGACAGTGTTGAAATCAAAGGCCTTGTAAAGATGCTTGATAAAAAATATAACCCCGAATATGAAGAAGCAAATTTCCTTGGAAGAGGAACAGTAACAACCTCTGAAATCTTCTTTACATCTCCGTCGCGGTGTGCGGTAGCCGATTCTTGTGCTATATCTCTTGATAGAAGAATGACCGCCGGAGAAACTTGGGAAAGCTGCATTAAGGAAATTGAAGACTTGCCCGCCTGTAAAAAACACAATGCAAAGGTTACCATGTATAAGTATGCGCGTCCGTCTTGGAAAGGACTTTCGTATGAACAAGAGTGCTATTTTCCGACGTGGGTAATTCCTAAAGACCATAAAGTAACAGTCGCTTTGGAAAAAGCATACAAAGCACTTTATGGGGATAAGAGAATTTCTCCTCCGATAAAAAAAGAAGAAGAGAAGAGATTTTCGCGGCCTCTTGTAGACAAGTGGACGTTCTCGACAAACGGCGTAGCAATTATGGGGCGGCACAAAATTCCGACAATCGGATTTGGACCGGGAGCGGAAGATCAGGCTCATGCGCCGAACGAAATAACATTTAAGCAAGATTTAATCACTTGTGCCGCAGTGTATGCCGCACTGCCGACAATGTATATCGAAGGTTAA
- the ygeW gene encoding knotted carbamoyltransferase YgeW: MDFKELIGSLDKLDFKGLYNENFFLTWDKTDDELKAVFAVADAIRKLRENNKSAKIFDSGLGISIFRDNSTRTRFSFASACNLLGLEVQDLDEKKSQIAHGETLLETANMVSFMADVIGIRDDMYIGKGHTYQKEFADSVKLGYEEGILEQKPTVISLQCDIDHPTQMMADTLHFAHYFNGFENLKGKKIALTWAYSPSYGKPLSVPQGGIGLWTRLGMDVVLAHPEGYNVMEDVVGVAKNNVKKYGGSFTISNSMEEAFKDADIVYPKSWAPFAAMEERTELYGRGDFDGIDKLEQRLLKQNATHKDWTVTEELMKLTKNGNALYGHPLPADITGVSCEAGEVDKKVFDKYRKELYTEASFKPYIIAAMIFLQKIQNPKAKLEELWNKDTARINDK; encoded by the coding sequence ATGGATTTTAAAGAGTTGATCGGAAGCTTGGACAAGTTGGATTTTAAAGGACTGTACAATGAGAACTTTTTTCTGACTTGGGATAAAACCGATGACGAGTTGAAAGCGGTATTTGCCGTTGCGGATGCTATCAGAAAGCTGCGCGAAAATAACAAGTCTGCAAAAATATTTGATTCCGGACTTGGGATTTCGATTTTCAGAGATAATTCAACCAGAACAAGATTCTCTTTTGCATCGGCGTGTAATCTTTTAGGGCTTGAAGTACAGGATTTGGACGAAAAGAAATCTCAAATTGCACACGGCGAAACATTGCTTGAAACCGCAAATATGGTTTCATTTATGGCGGATGTTATCGGTATCAGGGATGATATGTATATCGGAAAGGGACACACATATCAAAAAGAATTTGCCGACAGCGTAAAGCTTGGATATGAAGAAGGCATTCTTGAGCAAAAGCCCACCGTGATATCTTTACAATGCGATATAGACCATCCGACACAAATGATGGCTGACACACTCCACTTTGCACATTATTTTAACGGGTTTGAAAACCTGAAAGGCAAAAAAATTGCGCTTACATGGGCATATTCACCGTCATACGGTAAACCCTTATCGGTGCCTCAAGGTGGCATAGGGCTTTGGACAAGACTCGGCATGGATGTTGTCCTTGCACATCCGGAAGGATATAACGTAATGGAAGATGTAGTCGGTGTTGCAAAAAACAATGTTAAAAAATACGGCGGTTCATTTACAATATCAAACTCTATGGAAGAAGCATTTAAAGATGCCGATATTGTATATCCTAAATCGTGGGCGCCTTTTGCGGCAATGGAAGAAAGAACAGAGCTCTATGGCAGGGGCGACTTTGACGGAATAGATAAACTTGAGCAAAGACTTCTTAAGCAAAACGCAACGCATAAAGATTGGACAGTTACCGAAGAACTTATGAAGCTGACAAAAAACGGGAACGCTCTTTATGGACACCCGCTCCCTGCCGATATTACCGGCGTTTCCTGTGAAGCGGGAGAAGTTGATAAAAAAGTTTTTGATAAATACAGAAAAGAGCTGTACACCGAAGCAAGCTTTAAACCGTATATAATCGCAGCAATGATTTTCCTACAAAAAATACAAAATCCCAAAGCAAAATTGGAAGAGCTTTGGAATAAAGATACGGCAAGAATTAATGATAAGTAA
- a CDS encoding helix-turn-helix transcriptional regulator, producing MGNFLLYNNEEAGIIERDEKERILEQYISIAQFISVVAGPNCEVVLRDYHKGYSKIIFMVNGRLSNRKVGDEITGYTLEKIMRSDYRKHDCVLNYIIINESNQRVFRASTYYIKQGGELIGLLCVNYDLTKYLEFRDFYTNEVLYGLEENLAGSKDYFDESMDSILEGIIRNVFVHWDRNIPVKNIESEGNPIRELYKLNVFKYKGSVNKVAELLDISAQTIYRYLGEIEKSIQE from the coding sequence TTGGGTAATTTTTTATTATACAATAATGAGGAGGCAGGTATCATAGAGAGGGACGAAAAAGAAAGAATTCTTGAGCAATACATTTCTATTGCGCAGTTTATTTCGGTTGTTGCGGGACCAAATTGCGAAGTGGTTTTGCGGGATTATCACAAGGGATATAGCAAAATAATTTTTATGGTAAACGGAAGACTTTCAAACAGAAAAGTAGGTGATGAGATAACGGGATATACGCTTGAGAAAATAATGCGAAGCGATTATCGGAAACATGATTGTGTTTTAAATTATATCATCATCAATGAGTCTAACCAGCGGGTGTTTAGAGCATCTACATACTATATAAAACAGGGCGGAGAGCTTATAGGCTTGCTTTGCGTAAATTATGACCTGACAAAGTATTTGGAGTTTAGAGACTTTTACACCAATGAAGTGCTTTACGGGCTTGAAGAAAATCTTGCCGGTTCAAAAGATTATTTTGACGAATCAATGGACTCAATCCTTGAAGGAATAATAAGAAATGTATTTGTGCATTGGGATAGAAATATTCCTGTTAAGAATATAGAATCGGAAGGCAATCCTATACGGGAGCTTTATAAATTAAATGTATTTAAATATAAGGGCTCGGTTAATAAGGTTGCGGAACTTTTGGATATATCCGCCCAAACAATTTACAGATATCTTGGCGAAATTGAAAAATCGATACAAGAATAA
- the hydA gene encoding dihydropyrimidinase — MNILIKNGTIVTDSEVKKADVFIEGEVIAGIGDFAHKEKTCEAVYDAAGLYVMPGLIDPHTHMELKQSETYTSVDDFYTGTIAAACGGTTMIIDHIAFGPQGCNLHYSLNNYKELGKKSVVDYSFHGVIQHVDDSILEELYDIVKNEGIASFKAYSTYGYAMNEVDFYKIIEVMKKAGGLLTIHCENDKITNYLRNKFVSENKISPIYHAYSRPNEAEAESVDELLNLAKLIGDGPIYIVHTSAHESVERIRLGRALGQKNLYAETCTQYLTLTEEKYFEDGDEEGMKYLMAPPLRKKADRESLWNALEDKTLQVVATDHCPFNLKRDKLPHIKNFTASPGGAPGVEERPMVVFSEGVMKGRMSLNRFVEVMSTNAAKIFGMYPKKGALKVGSDADITIIDPNRKKTISVKTQHSVCDYNTYEGFESKCSIAMVFLRGKLVAQYGKFLGKKGDGAFVFRKREQAYAAVR; from the coding sequence ATGAACATATTAATTAAAAACGGAACAATCGTAACCGATTCAGAAGTTAAAAAGGCGGATGTTTTTATTGAGGGCGAAGTTATTGCAGGGATTGGCGACTTTGCGCATAAGGAAAAGACTTGTGAGGCAGTGTATGATGCGGCGGGGTTGTATGTGATGCCGGGGCTTATTGATCCGCACACGCATATGGAACTGAAGCAATCCGAAACGTACACCTCTGTAGATGATTTTTATACAGGGACGATTGCCGCCGCATGCGGAGGAACTACGATGATTATAGACCATATTGCCTTTGGGCCTCAGGGGTGTAATCTTCATTATTCTTTAAACAATTATAAAGAGCTTGGGAAAAAGTCCGTTGTTGATTATTCTTTCCATGGTGTTATTCAACACGTTGATGATTCTATATTGGAAGAATTATATGATATCGTGAAAAACGAAGGCATTGCGTCTTTTAAAGCATACTCAACCTATGGATACGCAATGAATGAGGTTGATTTTTATAAGATTATTGAGGTTATGAAAAAAGCGGGCGGGCTTCTCACCATTCATTGCGAAAATGATAAGATAACCAATTATTTAAGAAATAAATTTGTCAGCGAGAACAAAATCTCCCCTATTTATCATGCGTATTCAAGACCAAATGAAGCAGAGGCGGAGTCTGTTGATGAGCTTTTAAATTTAGCAAAATTGATAGGAGACGGGCCGATATACATTGTTCATACTTCTGCCCATGAATCGGTTGAAAGAATTAGATTGGGAAGGGCTCTCGGACAAAAAAATCTTTATGCTGAAACATGTACCCAATATTTAACGCTGACGGAGGAAAAGTATTTTGAAGACGGAGATGAGGAGGGGATGAAATACCTTATGGCGCCTCCGCTGAGAAAAAAAGCTGATAGAGAATCGTTATGGAACGCTCTTGAAGATAAAACATTGCAAGTTGTGGCGACAGACCATTGCCCGTTCAATTTAAAAAGAGATAAACTTCCTCATATAAAAAATTTTACCGCTTCACCGGGAGGCGCACCGGGCGTTGAAGAAAGACCTATGGTTGTTTTTTCCGAAGGAGTTATGAAGGGAAGAATGAGTTTAAACAGGTTTGTTGAGGTAATGAGTACAAATGCCGCAAAAATTTTCGGAATGTATCCTAAGAAAGGCGCATTAAAAGTCGGTTCCGATGCCGACATCACAATAATAGATCCCAATAGGAAAAAAACCATCTCCGTTAAAACACAACACTCTGTTTGCGATTATAATACGTATGAAGGTTTTGAAAGTAAGTGCAGCATTGCAATGGTTTTTTTAAGAGGCAAACTTGTTGCGCAGTATGGAAAATTTTTAGGCAAGAAAGGGGATGGAGCATTTGTCTTTAGAAAACGCGAACAAGCATACGCTGCGGTGCGATAG